The following is a genomic window from Rhinatrema bivittatum chromosome 12, aRhiBiv1.1, whole genome shotgun sequence.
TTCTTCCTCTTCCACAGGACGAGTAGACCCAAACCCTGAAAAAGCTGCGCGGCTTCGGCTGTACCTCCAGGACAGTAGGTGGCACCCCAAAGACCTGAGCAGAGCAGTTTTCTGTACTGGACGCCAGCTTGGATCCTCGACTTGCCGCCGATCCCGGAAGCCGAGAAGTGTAGGCTGAAGAGAGAGCCCCGGTCCCTGCTGTAGAAAGTGGGCAGCACAGCTGGATACAGGACTGCAAAGCTGGGCTTCAGCAGCGGCAGCTGGCAAGGCAATGTTTTTAAATTACAATCAGAGAATTAGTGCAAGGCACCCAGAATAAGCTGCCATTGTACATACCGCTCCTCTTCACCCGCCTGAGCGTCCGAGTTATATAATGCAAAGCTGATAGTTTGGTGTTAAACGAAGGGATTTCGCCTGCTGCTTTGCTTTAAAGTGATTTCTGGCACGTAGATGCCCCGGGGCTGAGAGCAGTTCCTACCGAGCCCGTTTTTAACCTCGATGCCCCTTGAAGTGGTTATCCTTTACCCGAAGGGACAGTTTGGAGGGCTGGAGTACTCGTAGTGACTTCACTTTGCCATGTCTTTGTTAGCTAGTTGGTAGATGGTTGTAAAGCGTTGCAGTTCTCGTTTTAGGGAAGGGTAAGTCCAGAGATTTTGTGTGTCAGAATTTGGCAGAACTGGACCTGCAGCTCTCTTTCTAATGGAGCACTGCCAATCTTCAGCATAATAAAAAAATCCGATCTGGGGTACATAAGAACTAACCCAAGCTTGTGAGGTGTGGCATTAGTCTGTCTTAAAACATAGGTTAAAGAGTGACTCTGTGCTAAAAGTAATCAAATGTTTCTTCCCAGTTAAATAACACATAGGCAGATCATCTAAAAACGCATTCATTTATAAATGCCTAGCCTGTCACTAACTCTTTCATTTCTTTAGCCTGAGCTCCTTTGTGTTTATCAGAATGGTGtgaggcctggatttattttaaagtaagaGAACACACATTAAGATGTTTACATTAAACAACTCAGTTACCAGCATTCTCTCTGTGTTTGGTGAAGTAACAGGGAGTAAGTTGCTAGCCATTGGTGTTGTTTTAGGCTGGCTTGTGGTGGTCCATGTGTTGGTCAATATATGGCTTCTCTTCCTTCTGTGTGTCTTACTGATGGCATTGGGATTGTGGCTAGGTGTGAACATTGTTGTCAACACTAGTAACCAGGTGCACCTGGAGAGATTTGCCACCCTTGAGAGCCTTCCACAGAGTATGAACGCGGAGCGACACTTAGAGAAGGAGATAAACTCAATCATTCAGAAGGTGATCCGGGACTTTGTGTTGACCTGGTACCGGCTGTTGAGCAGTGAGCCACACTTTGAAGATGAAGTGCGGGGAATAATGAATTGCATGGCCATAGAACTGAAGAAAAGAATACAGTTAGTGAACCGAAACACGCTAACTGAAAAGGTTCTGGTTCTTGCAGGATATCACCTCCAGAGTTACATGAAAGCTAAAGAAACAGTGGCTGATTTACACTCCAGTGACCTCCCTATTGACCCTATCATGCAAGTAGAGCAGCTCTGGAAGGGTTACAGTGAACTCTTCCCTCCACATCTGGCAATACAGTCTAGTGCCATGGAGCTCACATATACCAGGGGCATTGCAAATCTATTATTGAGTGTATTGGTTCCCAAGCCCCACTTGGAAACACGGACTGGCAAGTGTGTGATCGTGGAGTTGATTGCCTGTAATGTCCTTTTGCCCGTGATCAACAGAATGTCTGACCCAGATTGGATCAATCTAATCCTCATTGATATTTTCTCAAAATCAGCCTTTactgtggaagaaaaaaataaggaGCCCGTTGAAATACCACTTTTACAGCCGCCAGTACCAAGTTCTTTGCCTCTGAAAGTTCAGATGGAAGTCACACCAGACATTGTCCTGCACACTCCAACAGCCTTTGACGTGTCAAGTTATGACGTGGTGGACAGTTTTGAGTATGATCAccaagaggatgaggaggagacaGCGCATCCACATGAACACTTCGATGATCCTGCAGTGAGGAACCCAAAGTCCACGCACCACCTGCATCCTGACACTCAAAGTCCTCTCTTCTTCAGTTATTATTCAGAACCTGAATCGCCAGTTTCAGATCTTGGAAAGGATATGGACCCTTTGCTGGATGTTACTACCGAAGAACTTCTCACTGACTATTTCCAGGACTCACTCACAGAGTTCCCTTTGACTCAGGATGAAGAAGGTGATGAAGTAGGGGACATGATCTCAGAAAGTACCTCTACATCTGGCTTTCCTTCCTCTACCCCAATAACTATACCAAGCTCAGTCCCTGAGATTCTGAGAGACCAGATGGACTTAAAAGAAGACACGAACCTTAGTGCTGCAAATCCTGTATATCTCGCTGATCCGGAGAACATTTCACCAAGGACCCCTTCATTCTTTGAGAAGGAACCTTTGCCTTTGGAGAGCTTTTCACAGTGTCAGCTGGAACCTGCACCTTCTGTCTCCATGCTGAGCTCCTCTCCCACTTCTTCCATGAAAGCTTTTATCTTCCAGCCCCTTAACAGCCCTGACGGCCCCGTGGTCATCCAGAACCTGAGGATCACAGGCACCGTTACAGCCCGGGAGCATAGCGGATCTGGTTCCCACCCGTACACACTCTACACTGTCAAGGTAACCCAAATTCTGGTTTATATTCTTCTTCattgtgaaagagaaaaaaatgggatTGTAATTACATCAGTACATGACTACTGATTCACTAAAGTGGAGAGAGGGTGGGAGATGGGGGTTTCTTTAATTTATTATAGGGCAACAAGATCTTACAAATGTCTTAATAAACAAGCTTTTAAGACCACTGAGATTCCTTTCTCTGGATATCAAAGGGTCTGAGTAACTCCACTGTAAAATacttaagagggcaatttttgcAAGCAGCAACGTATGCCAGACTTTCTGTACCCATGTACTTTTAAACAAAAGTACCTGCATACGTTCTCCCTGCTATTTCTGTGGGTAgagcattttgaaaattcaattccAAGTTCATAGTTTACTCACCTGACCTAGCCATGCCTCTAGGAATGTCTTTTTTCTTATCTGATGAAAGCATGCTTGTACTTTTAGCCGCAGTTTTCATCCTGGGGGTTCTAGCTGACTAACTCCTAGCtagattattttgaaaattatctgcttagtaacataataaaggttttcttccaACAAATAATACTTTTAGTACAGTGTCCCATGAATCCCACAAACAACAGTGTCTGAAATACTACCAAGCAGCAGCTCTGTGtctatatgtgagagaggaacctgaaatccatttaaatgtttgtttttttttaggatacCTAGTAATAGTAGTGACATTTTGATTATGGTAATAATTGTGCTTTCGAGTTGGGGGTTCTTCTAGAACTGGAGTGTGTGTGATTAGTCCGTTATTTCCTGGATTTGTGGTCATTTTGTATTCTCTCTCCCACAGTATGAGACAGCACTGGACGGTGAGAACCTTGGTAGCCTGCAGCCTTTAGCATACCACACAGTGAATCGACGTTACCGTGAATTCCTGAACTTGCAGACCAGGCTGGAGGAGAAGCCAGATCTTCGCAAGTTCATTAAACGTTAGTCCTGGGGGCAGCTGGCTCACAACTGGAAGCCATCAGTAGTGATGTATGCTGCCATGCATATGTTTTCTTCCAGTGCTGTGCTGATATCATGACTGCAAGGTGCCACTCTTTGCAGAAACACATCCCATACTAATATGAATGTGTCAGTACACATTGCATCAAATGTTGTGGCTAACACAAgcctttcctagtgtgtagccagatggactcaggaccaatggttatgctcccctgccagcagatgaagatggagtcagatttcaaagctgacgccACCCTACATATACGCCTACAGTGACCTCAGTcctccagtattctccatctctagcagatggtggacatgcctATTCCTataggattgctgtactttttggaaggagaaattctacttttaaattgaaggaacattgagccctgctctcctgcggtaatacctaaaggtccctcacccagttgagaattcctgaggcgatttccaagatccctcagaggtgtgccttggtccagtagccagttcccgTCGcagactttgctgcttaagcagctgaaaggcagcgagtgCAGGAAGATGAATGCAGCGGAGATGGCCAAAGCCCTTTTCCCCCGCAGCCgtagaccgtctctgtactcagctagttagcgccgagaccaggtaagtttaaaaaaaaaaaaaaaagagaagaggatttAGCTCCCAATTCAGAGATGCTTGGAGGggttcggtaagacttcctccagtctcctcagCACGCCATACCAACATTGTTCCCAatcccattggggtaaggggaagtgggtttCTGAGCTGGTTGAGCGGCCCCCAGTGtgctaggccccgctttaggcttggtTGGTGCATTGTGTGTTAGGCCGCGGTGGTGCCATCTTGCGCatgtactggaagccatccaggatttgattgacctggaatgggatgccccggaagcaagTTTTTAAAGGGGGACAAGCGTTAGAAGCTCTATATCCACTAGATCTGGCAGTGAGAGAGcctttgcatttccctaaagtggatgcgctggtctgtgaacaactatcccagtggagggaggagcggccttaaaggatgcacatgatagatggatggagtccatccttaaacaagcctttgacgtAGTAGCAATAACCTTGCatattgcttcttgttgtgccctggtagctcattTGTGCTTATTCCTCTCTCAGTAGGTGGATGACTCGGGTGccttccagagcagttatggaacccgccgcTGCCTTTTTAGCGGACGTGGGCTCGGATCGAGTCCGtactttggccagaggagtgACCTCAGTGATGGCAGCTAGAAAacagctatggctgtggaattggtcgTCAGACACAACCTCCAAGGTCAATTTTACAAGGATGCCCTTTAATGGATCTCTCCTTTTCGGAAGCatattggaaaagctggccactaagtggggcgaatctccagtctcccggctactggaagataagataatgcagttacagcacccctcacctatgaggggccaatccaaggactcccaacgttttcgtccctacagaaacttgacgtttcagaggtctcagtccttcatgaggatctgactcgattgtgtcttacggtctggctgttgagagggctcgcctgatgatgaagcaaggatattcTGTGGCGGTAATTGCCAGCTTACTCTGCGCTTGGAAGTTCTCTACATCCATATCGTATGTGCaagtctggagagtatttgaggcctgatgTGAGGAACGTGGTGTCCCCCCTTGGGCaatcaaaatcccactaattctggaatttacaggatggcctgaataaaggtttggcccttaactccttgaaggtgcaggtagcggctctctcttctttcaggggcgaggtgaacggaacccCCATGTTGGCTCGTCCGG
Proteins encoded in this region:
- the SNX19 gene encoding sorting nexin-19 isoform X2, producing the protein MFTLNNSVTSILSVFGEVTGSKLLAIGVVLGWLVVVHVLVNIWLLFLLCVLLMALGLWLGVNIVVNTSNQVHLERFATLESLPQSMNAERHLEKEINSIIQKVIRDFVLTWYRLLSSEPHFEDEVRGIMNCMAIELKKRIQLVNRNTLTEKVLVLAGYHLQSYMKAKETVADLHSSDLPIDPIMQVEQLWKGYSELFPPHLAIQSSAMELTYTRGIANLLLSVLVPKPHLETRTGKCVIVELIACNVLLPVINRMSDPDWINLILIDIFSKSAFTVEEKNKEPVEIPLLQPPVPSSLPLKVQMEVTPDIVLHTPTAFDVSSYDVVDSFEYDHQEDEEETAHPHEHFDDPAVRNPKSTHHLHPDTQSPLFFSYYSEPESPVSDLGKDMDPLLDVTTEELLTDYFQDSLTEFPLTQDEEGDEVGDMISESTSTSGFPSSTPITIPSSVPEILRDQMDLKEDTNLSAANPVYLADPENISPRTPSFFEKEPLPLESFSQCQLEPAPSVSMLSSSPTSSMKAFIFQPLNSPDGPVVIQNLRITGTVTAREHSGSGSHPYTLYTVKYETALDDIKGPKKLFPDLPFGNMDSEKVEARKSLLDSFLKQLCAIPEIASSEEVQEFLALNTDARIAFVKKPFPRLDKMVVNAIVDTLKTAFPKSEPPSPTEELSEAEIDGKPQADGKKTTKSRLRFPSSKIAPALSASEMQQKIRYCLSARSTDSEKLPIAGMESFVEAQEKLLAIPSREFPEEENGMKTHEGDLASSSTMDEQQQQHVDSDVNRGSETAQADAALDILWLVMKDRWSWLCTENMQRAIHLLFGTLIQRWLEVQVVNLTCTQRCVIYLRLLQQAIWPGGKLRTVPRPARSQEQKQAAREEALQSLMRILPDFVQEIFGVSKCWESWELVLESLQNPSINRHLVYCIWDIMLGILMQEELEKTTAGSPEDAIGKERWSYNIQ
- the SNX19 gene encoding sorting nexin-19 isoform X1 encodes the protein MFTLNNSVTSILSVFGEVTGSKLLAIGVVLGWLVVVHVLVNIWLLFLLCVLLMALGLWLGVNIVVNTSNQVHLERFATLESLPQSMNAERHLEKEINSIIQKVIRDFVLTWYRLLSSEPHFEDEVRGIMNCMAIELKKRIQLVNRNTLTEKVLVLAGYHLQSYMKAKETVADLHSSDLPIDPIMQVEQLWKGYSELFPPHLAIQSSAMELTYTRGIANLLLSVLVPKPHLETRTGKCVIVELIACNVLLPVINRMSDPDWINLILIDIFSKSAFTVEEKNKEPVEIPLLQPPVPSSLPLKVQMEVTPDIVLHTPTAFDVSSYDVVDSFEYDHQEDEEETAHPHEHFDDPAVRNPKSTHHLHPDTQSPLFFSYYSEPESPVSDLGKDMDPLLDVTTEELLTDYFQDSLTEFPLTQDEEGDEVGDMISESTSTSGFPSSTPITIPSSVPEILRDQMDLKEDTNLSAANPVYLADPENISPRTPSFFEKEPLPLESFSQCQLEPAPSVSMLSSSPTSSMKAFIFQPLNSPDGPVVIQNLRITGTVTAREHSGSGSHPYTLYTVKYETALDGENLGSLQPLAYHTVNRRYREFLNLQTRLEEKPDLRKFIKHIKGPKKLFPDLPFGNMDSEKVEARKSLLDSFLKQLCAIPEIASSEEVQEFLALNTDARIAFVKKPFPRLDKMVVNAIVDTLKTAFPKSEPPSPTEELSEAEIDGKPQADGKKTTKSRLRFPSSKIAPALSASEMQQKIRYCLSARSTDSEKLPIAGMESFVEAQEKLLAIPSREFPEEENGMKTHEGDLASSSTMDEQQQQHVDSDVNRGSETAQADAALDILWLVMKDRWSWLCTENMQRAIHLLFGTLIQRWLEVQVVNLTCTQRCVIYLRLLQQAIWPGGKLRTVPRPARSQEQKQAAREEALQSLMRILPDFVQEIFGVSKCWESWELVLESLQNPSINRHLVYCIWDIMLGILMQEELEKTTAGSPEDAIGKERWSYNIQ